The Ignicoccus hospitalis KIN4/I genome includes the window CCAGCTTGCCCAGCACGTCCGGGGTGTAGCCCGGTATGACTATCGGCAGAGTCTTCTCACCTACCACCGCCAGTATTATCAAGGCGCTCAAGAAGACTACGCCCTTGCGCGTCTTCCTCAGCCTCGGCACGAATATGGTTAGTATTACGGCCAGCGAGCCGACGACTATCCAGAAGAAGTTCATTAGGGCCAAGTACTCCATGCCGGGGTAGCCCCAGCTGCAGCCGTTGAAGTTGGTGCCGCTGAAGAACACCGCGAAGTCCTTGAGTATCGGCTTCATTAGCGCGCAGAACGGCATGACGGCGAAGTTGAATATTCCTATCGCTTGGGCCCTCTTGTGGGGCTCAGTAGTGTACCAGAACAGCTCTTGGGCCTCCGACAAGGTGAAGTAGAGGCCGACGATCATGGCGGCGGTGGCCGCTATCAAAGTCTTTTCGTATACGTAGTTGGGAACCTTGAACTTCTTGTAGAACTTCTCGGCTATCACAGATACTATTAATAACATTGCCGGACCGGCCGCTAAGGCAGTCGCCACGTAGCGCGGGGCCAGCAGAGGGGCGTTCCATATAGGCCTCGCCGTCAGGGGCTGGCTTATGAATCCCGTTACCGTGTGTATACCTATGGCCAGCGGCGCCGCGATAAGCATGAATAGGTACATGAGCCACTTAGGCGGGGCGTACTTGGGCCCCCTGCGGTACCAGTGAACCGCTATCAGTATCCCTATCAAGTTGACCACGAGGTACCCATTGAGCACCGTGAAGTCGTAGTCGAATATCGACTGCGGGTTGGGGAACTGGAGCTGGGCTACTATTGGTAGCGCCAGCAGCTGTATGGTCCTTATGGGCCGGCCGACGTCAACCAGCACGAGTAGTAGCGCCACTATAAGCGCCGCGACCGCTTGGACCTCCGCTAAGGGGGCAAGCCTCATGAACCCTTTGTCCCTGAAGACGTACGCTGCAACTCCGAACAGCACTCCCGCAGCTGCTACTCCGACCCAGAAGACGAAGAACGAGATGTAGAGGCCCCACGCGACCCAGTCGTCCAACGCGGTGTAGACCATGCCTCCCCTATGCTCGCTAATGCCGAGCTGTTCCAACAGCTTGGGGTCCATGCCTAGGTGGTAGACCAGCTGGGTGTATATCGCTGGGCCCGCTTGTACGCCGGCCCAGAGACCCAAGCCGAAGGCGGTCAGACCGGCCATGGCGAATATCCACGTCCAGCCCCTCCAGTCGCCCTTGAACATGTGCTTTATTATGTACCATATGGTCACAAGAAACTCTACCACTGGGTTGCTCACTGCCCCTCACCTCCTCCGTCGCTCCTCAGTCGTGACCCCTCTCCTCTGCTTTTTCTCTACTTCCGTGGTGAGTCCCTTCGCCGTGCTTCGGGGTGCCCAGCCAGTTGCCGGACTTGGGGTTCTCGGAGTCCAGCGGAGGGGTCCTAGCGGGGCCGAAGTAGTAGAAGAACCTCGGCTTAGTGCCGGCGTAGGGCTTGAGGACGAACACCCCGTACTCCTTTATTATTCTCTGTATGGGCCCTTCCTCGTCGTGGAGGTTGCCGAAGGCCCTCGAGCCCACCGGACATATCTCCACACAAGCCGTGGTCCCCCCGTCCCTGGTCCTCTGTATACACCAAGTACACTTCTCTACGGTATGCACCTCCCTGGGGACGTTCCCGAACACGTGCATGTTGGGGTTGAGCGTCAGCGCGTCCACGGTGACTGGCTTCCAGTTCATGTGCCTAGCTCCGTAAGGACAAGCGGTTATGCAGTACCTACAGCCTATGCACCGGTAGCTGTCCACGACGACTATCCCGTCGGCCTCTTGCCAAGTGGCCCTAACCGGACAAACCATAGTGCACGGCGGGTACTCGCACTGGTTGCACGCGACCGGTATGTAGACCCTATCCTTGTAAGGGGCCTCCTTGTAGTCTAGGTCTACTCCGAGCAGCTCGAGCTCCTCCCTGTTCACGTTGACTACCTTTATCCACTCTATGCCTTGGGTGCGGTCCACGTTGTTCTCTTGTACACAAGCGTAGGCGCACCTCCTACAGCCTATACACTTGTTCAAGTCCAGTGCCATGGCCCAGCGGACTCCCTTCTTAGCCAAGGTCCACTTTACCTTGATCTCCTCGCAGTGCTTCCTCGCCAGCCTACACTCCGGGCTGTTCTCGCCCAGCCTCTGGCATATGGAGTTGGCGCTCTCCATGCACTTCTTCTTAGCCATCTCCTCCTTCTTCTTCGCTAGCTCTTTGATCTCTTCTGGGGTCTTATAGGGGCTGTACTCGCTTATTACGTACTCCCCCTCCTCGTACACGTAGCCCAGCAGCTCTTCGTCGCTGAGCTTGTGTAGGACCTTACCTACTTCGTCTCTGCTGACGGTCATCAAGCCTACCGCGCCGGCCGCGGCTATCCCCTTGAGCAAATTCCTACGGGTCTGGTTAGCCATGGTCCCACCACCCCCACTTCGCGTTACTTCTTAACATATGCTATAATGGAAAGAAACGCGGCTACGCCCATCAAGAAGAAGAGCGAATTGAGGACCGCGTCTTGTGGGTAGGGCTCAGGCCTGTCGCTTGGAGGGGGCATTATGTTGGAGGGAGGCTTAATGGGGTCGTGGGGGTCGTGGCAGAACACACAAGACTTCCCCGGCACGGTCTTCAAGTTGGTGTACTTAGGGCACTCGTGGTACCAGTACGGGGAGCCCTTGTAACCGTAGACGAAGTGGGAGGAGCCTCCCTCACATACGAAGGTGCTGTTGGCGTGGGCCCCGACCAAGTAGTCCGCGTAGACCCTCGGGTGGCACTGTGCACACAAGGTGTCGTACTGGTGCATCTGCTCCGGGGAGGCGAGCTCCTTGGGTACTACAGTAGCCCCGTTGACGAGCTTAATGGGGTCTTGGGGGTCGTGGCAGTTGGAACAGTAGAGGCCAGAGTGGGCGCCGTGCAACAAGTTGATCTTGTGGAACTCCACCGCCTTAACGTTGCCGTCCAGCTTCAGCCAAGGCGTGTGGCAGTAGGTACACGGGTAGGCCGGAGTGTAAGCTAAGGCTACGGCGGCGAGTAACGGTAGGAAAGCGGCGAGCCTCTTCATGACCTCACTACCCAACCTTTGGGGCGCCATTCTCCCTTTTTATTGAAACTTGGCCGGACCGGCCGCAAAGCGGTTTTCCCCTCGTCCCCTCCTCAAAAGGGGACCACATGCTTTGGGCGGAAACACAATAGGTAAGATGTTCAGCGTAACTACTTGGGGGGAGAGCCACGGCAAGGCGATAGGCGCGGTGATAGACGGCTGCCCGGCCGGCTTGCCCCTCAGCGAGGAGGACCTCTTGGTCGAGCTCTCGC containing:
- the nrfD gene encoding NrfD/PsrC family molybdoenzyme membrane anchor subunit, giving the protein MSNPVVEFLVTIWYIIKHMFKGDWRGWTWIFAMAGLTAFGLGLWAGVQAGPAIYTQLVYHLGMDPKLLEQLGISEHRGGMVYTALDDWVAWGLYISFFVFWVGVAAAGVLFGVAAYVFRDKGFMRLAPLAEVQAVAALIVALLLVLVDVGRPIRTIQLLALPIVAQLQFPNPQSIFDYDFTVLNGYLVVNLIGILIAVHWYRRGPKYAPPKWLMYLFMLIAAPLAIGIHTVTGFISQPLTARPIWNAPLLAPRYVATALAAGPAMLLIVSVIAEKFYKKFKVPNYVYEKTLIAATAAMIVGLYFTLSEAQELFWYTTEPHKRAQAIGIFNFAVMPFCALMKPILKDFAVFFSGTNFNGCSWGYPGMEYLALMNFFWIVVGSLAVILTIFVPRLRKTRKGVVFLSALIILAVVGEKTLPIVIPGYTPDVLGKLAIYYPTPMEWALTVAAHAAGMMVYMLLARPVIRAVIAHYGEEEH
- a CDS encoding 4Fe-4S dicluster domain-containing protein, whose translation is MANQTRRNLLKGIAAAGAVGLMTVSRDEVGKVLHKLSDEELLGYVYEEGEYVISEYSPYKTPEEIKELAKKKEEMAKKKCMESANSICQRLGENSPECRLARKHCEEIKVKWTLAKKGVRWAMALDLNKCIGCRRCAYACVQENNVDRTQGIEWIKVVNVNREELELLGVDLDYKEAPYKDRVYIPVACNQCEYPPCTMVCPVRATWQEADGIVVVDSYRCIGCRYCITACPYGARHMNWKPVTVDALTLNPNMHVFGNVPREVHTVEKCTWCIQRTRDGGTTACVEICPVGSRAFGNLHDEEGPIQRIIKEYGVFVLKPYAGTKPRFFYYFGPARTPPLDSENPKSGNWLGTPKHGEGTHHGSREKAEERGHD